AAGAATTCCTCAAGCACAAGGAATCCTTATTAAATCGGCAAAACCAAGTCCAAGTTGGATTTAACTTCCTCTCTTGGTCTTCAAGTAATCCTTATGCATTAAGGAATGACAAAACCATCTTGAACTTGGAAAACCTTCTCTCTTGGGCCGCACGGTCTCTTTCCTTGGTGACTTGGGAAATCTCATGGCATCTTCCATACATATCTCAGATTGTACTTCTCCTAGCTCAAGCAGGAACTCCTAGCTGCCGGCCACCTTTCCCTTATGAGTCAGGAAAACATTTCCTGGTCAACACGGGTTTAGACTTTCCTGAAATAGAAATAAGAAAATTAGAAACTAGGAAAGAGGAAAAATAGAATCCTGATCAAGACAGGAATCCTGAGTGAACAAGGATTTCCAACACTTAGCACAATTTCAACACCAAATTATTCAAATACGAAAATACTATGTATTCTAACACTAAAACCTACATATTTCTACATTAAGCAATTATTCTACATTAAACACAAATATAAAGCTAAAACAACTAAATAGGAGTTAACAAAGGGTAAATAAAGGGTATAAACATATTAAGAACGTCACACTTTGTGCTCCTATCATTAGTCATGCTTAATATATATATATATATATATATATAGAACTTTTCTCAGGTGCGGACGTCCGCACCATAAAACGGTGCGGATTTTCGTCTGTTGGCCACCGTACGGAGCCGGCGAGGGCGCGCCTCCACCCCAGCGGACTCCAGCAGCTTCCCCGACCACTTTCCATCCCCGACGAATCCGTCGAATTCCAGTTTTCCAGCCAGATTGACTTTATTTGAAGTTTTGGATGATCTGGTCGAAAACTGGAATTCGGCGGACTCGCCAAGGATGGAAAGTGGTCGGGGAAGCTGCTGGAGTCCGCTGGGGGTGAGGCGTGACCCTCGCGCGGTCGCCGTACGGTGGAGAACGGGACGGAAATCCGAACCGTAAAGCGGTGCGGACGTGAAGCGGACGTCCGCACTCCGGCTTAAAGTGCGGACGTCGTCTGTTCTCCGCTGTCTCAAGCCGGCGACAGCTTCTCTCCTTCCCGGACAACAGCACAGGCTTCCAGGCAATCCGGCCAGAAAACTTGTCGTCGGCCAGTCCTGGAAGGAGAGAAACCGTCCTGGAAGCCTGTGTTGTCGTCCGGGAAGGAGAGAAGCCGTCGTCGGTGTGAGACGGCGGAGAACAAACAACATCCGCACTTTAAGCCAGAATGCGGACGTCCGCTTCACATCCATCCTCTATATATATATATATACACACACACACAAGTTTACCAAACACAGTCGTATAGCGCTACTCGATCTAAATCCTAATACCCTAAACCTGAATCTTTAAGCAACCATTTGTTCACAAGAGTACTAATGCATCAGATCATGATTCAAATCGATCACCAATGAATATATGCCAACTATATTGTTCTCCATTTAAATACAAAATTACACATGCTCGTTTTTCTTAGACAATAATACAGATACCCGAAAAGATCGTAGTTTCTTGATTGGACTTGATGTTTCAGTCATCAATCGTGTGCGTGCATATATGTGGGTGCGTGTGTACCTCTGCGGGGCTTCAAAATTTCTGTTAGTCCCACACGCTTTCGAAATTTCTAATGTGCATGTACTCAAGATCTTGTCTAGCAAATTCAGATAAACTATTTTGTTAGAAAACTAAAAGAATATTTTGTTAAATAATTTATATAGAATATATATATTGTGGAAACCAGCTACTTTCTGGAGACTTTCTCTCATTGTCTGTCGACGTACGCGCGTACTGATCGAACTCAATCCCCAATTGGAAATGAAGGTTGGATGCCACTACTTGCTCCTACCCCAACTCAAACTATGAGTCAGTGTATGACAGACATATGTACACTCTACACATCTCAGTCTGTATTACGTAGATCGCGATGTATACTCACGTACACAATATAAAAAAATCGACAGAATATGTATATGCTCAAATCCATTATACAGATATTTATGGTTTCGATCATGCTCGAGCCTTCTGGCTTTCAGCCTTTCCAGCTATAAGGCTTTGTGGACTTTGGATTAAAAAGCAAAGAATCTTATTCAGATTGGGGAATTCATTGGTTGGATGTGCCTGACACGGTGACATGCATATACTCGATCTTTACTTTGATAGTTTGATTAGACACTAGACAGGAGGAACTTATTAACGCGCAGGCGCAGCTAACCCCCCATAAGGGAATCCTGCAGATATTGAATATTCTAGCTAGCTAGCGAGCTGATATATATAGTGGTACACAGAAATTGATCCTTATTACCAATTTAGCGCACCTAGTCAGAAGTTAGAACAAAACTCATAATTAAGCATCTTCTGTGGTTACAACATTGATTATGGTGTAAATTAATATTAGGCTTGGAATGCAATTATATATATTTTTACAACAAAGAATTAACCACATTTGTTTTGAACATGGATAAGAATTCATAATGATTGACCGTTTTTCCTCTTCAAAGCTAGCATCACCCTTACATACATATGAATATATGATGGACTATTTCACTGTAATATAAACGCCAAAAATCTAGATTTATAACCCAAAATATGATAATCTGATCAGTGAGGTTTTGCTTTATTGATCACTCAAGGGGGATTAATAATTTAAGACAAAAACAAGCTTTTGTAATTAGGTAAATAATGAGCTTTTGCTTTATATCATATCATACAAGAGTCAACTATGAGCTGAAGTTCTACCCATAAAATATCAAAATCTGATTTCACACACGTACAATATATCACTTCATATCATTATTATTTCTTTACCTTGTAGTTAATTTGTTTTTTGTTTACTTGATCTCCCGTCCATCCGCAGTTGTATCGGAGCAGTTTAGAGGCTAATTAAACATAAAGATTACATCCTGATGATCATTGATCATCCAAAGCAGTTCACTGTTTAATCACGTCCAAAGAGGTTCCCAGTCCCAAGCAGTGCCCAGATTGTTCTCATCAAGAAAGCAACTCGTATCGATATTCAAATTCGAGTATGGTTGCTGCTGCAAAATGGGTACTACTACTGCTTCTTTAGATTGCTGTGTGTTGGTAGCAGTAGTACTACTCATGTCCATGCAGATTAGGGCAATCAAATTGCCTTGCTGGCATTGCAAGTTGATGATCTCCGCTTGAGCCTTGGCTAGTTGGGATTGGAGCTCAGTGACTTGTTTCTGAAGATTGCAAATTGCTCCGGCACAGCCGTACACCGGGTCTCGAAGCCTGGCATTGGCTTCATAAACCATGCTGCTCACTGCATCTGCTCTCTGAGATTCTGGAAGGTCCTGAAACATTTCAAACGGACGGCTTCTAATTTGGAAAAATTAACTGAAAGGTCACTTTCACAGTTTACTTGAAAGTTAAAACAGCTTTTTAAGAA
Above is a window of Fragaria vesca subsp. vesca linkage group LG7, FraVesHawaii_1.0, whole genome shotgun sequence DNA encoding:
- the LOC101306463 gene encoding LOB domain-containing protein 1-like; this encodes MECNGNTAATATTTTPHSSFTCSPLTSSSSSSPLISSSSPATSPMPPPAVVVSPCAACKILRRRCVERCVLAPYFPPSDPIKFIIAHRVFGASNIIKFLQDLPESQRADAVSSMVYEANARLRDPVYGCAGAICNLQKQVTELQSQLAKAQAEIINLQCQQGNLIALICMDMSSTTATNTQQSKEAVVVPILQQQPYSNLNIDTSCFLDENNLGTAWDWEPLWT